Proteins encoded together in one Scyliorhinus torazame isolate Kashiwa2021f chromosome 20, sScyTor2.1, whole genome shotgun sequence window:
- the LOC140397087 gene encoding probable G-protein coupled receptor 139, translating into MEGDSDLEIMRTETHLVPRTVIIVFEAKCDMEKSEEAIDNDQKEGMVPLTSSFTQIMKVLVAESFNYAVLISEYPRLSAAGGDGSIHTKMRDIFGIIDQIYYVILATIGVPVNLLAIVILSRGKCGLCTCTTRYLVAMATADLLVIVTEVIFYQINYYYFPRNLLDITPVCSVTIVLTSAATDCSVWFTVTFSMDRFVAMCCQKLKRKYCTKKTSAVILSTTCFLFCVKSVPLYFIYEPGKIVDNVPWFCAVKPSYYTEPGWVMFDWLLIVLTPLLPFALILLLNSLTVRHIIVASRVRKGLRGEIKSENHCDPEMESRRKSMILLFTISGSFILLWLLYVIEFLYYNITGIDPQDYSDSEYIFQQAGYMLQNLSCCTNTFIYGATQSKFREQVKSVVKYPVTSIIQLINKHNG; encoded by the exons ATGGAAGGAGATTCGGACCTCGAAATTATGAGGACTGAAACGCATTTAGTACCAAGAACA gttataatagtgtttgaagctaAATGTGACATGGAAAAGTCGGAAGAGGCAATTGAtaatgaccagaaagaaggcatggtCCCATTAACGAGCAGTTTTACTCAGATAATGaaagtgttggttgcagaatccttcaattatgCCGTATTGATCA GTGAATACCCAAGATTGTCGGCAGCAGGAGGAGACGGATCAATTCACACAAAGATGCGTGATATATTTGGAATTATTGATCAAATATATTATGTGATCCTTGCCAccattggtgttcctg TCAATTTACTGGCGATCGTGATACTTTCCCGCGGAAAGTGCGGGCTCTGCACTTGCACCACTCGCTATCTGGTGGCCATGGCGACAGCGGATCTACTGGTCATTGTGACTGAGGTCATATTCTATCAGatcaattattattatttcccccgtAATTTGCTGGACATAACACCTGTGTGTAGTGTTACCATTGTCCTCACTAGTGCagccacagactgttctgtctggttcactgtcactttCTCCATGGATCGATTTGTAGCCATGTGTTGCCAGAAACTAAAAAGGAAATATTGCACCAAGAAAACCTCGGCTGTTATTCTATCAACAACTTGCTTTCTGTTCTGTGTGAAAAGTGTCCCCTTATACTTTATATATGAACCTGGAAAGATTGTCGATAATGTACCTTGGTTCTGTGCTGTTAAGCCAAGTTATTATACTGAGCCTGGGTGGGTGATGTTTGACTGGCTTCTGATCGTTTtaaccccattgctcccattcgctttaATTTTGTTGCTCAactctctgacagtcagacacattatcGTGGCCAGTAGAGTGCGGAAGGGTCTTAGGGGTGAGATTAAGTCAGAGAATCACtgtgacccggagatggagagcaggcggaagtctatgattttactcttcaccatATCTGGCAGCTTCATACTTCTGTGGTTGTTGTATGTTATAGAATTTTTATATTATAACATCACGGGGATAGATCCCCAGGATTACAGCGATTCTGAATATATATTTCAACAAGCGGGATACATGCTGCagaatttaagttgctgcacaaacacctttatttatgGGGCGACCCAGTCCAAGTTCAGAGAGCAGGTCAAAAGTGTGGTGAAATATCCGGTAACATCAATTATTCAATTAATCAATAAACATAACGGCTGA